One genomic segment of Drosophila melanogaster chromosome 3L includes these proteins:
- the Syx13 gene encoding syntaxin 13, isoform A, with protein MSKALNNPGGNGGGGGPHRDYGAMADSTPEVSFAAAGGSSGFSPTEFMSLSEDIGHNITAIHSSTKQLEKQLKLIGTSKEQPNLREKVHTINTKCNARVQTTSQDLQRLQAVVRHGDRQQKLQLEKLTREFHGVVEKYSNLQRRISSAMRQTLQQAQQFADQVVETNARAELLQQQRLEQAHLQQEHDMLDDRRRQVEQIESDIIDVNQIMTQLSGLVHDQGQQMDFIENSIEQTAANVEDGTSELAKAARSRQSYRRKILILLVIAVIIGLIVTGVIVAKLNS; from the exons ATGTCCAAGGCCTTGAACAATCCCGGTGGCAacggaggaggcggtggcccCCATCGGGACTATGGTGCGATGGCCGATTCAACGCCCGAAGTGAGCTTTGCGGCAGCCGGCGGTTCGTCCGGCTTCAGTCCGACGGAATTCATGTCTCTTAGTGAGGACATTGGCCACAACATCACTGCCATCCACAGCAGCACCAAGCAGTTGGAGAAGCAGCTGAAACTGATTGGCACATCCAAGGAGCAGCCAAATCTGCGGGAGAAGGTGCACACCATCAACACCAAGTGCAATGCCCGGGTGCAGACCACCAGTCAGGACTTGCAGAGGCTACAGGCCGTTGTGCGGCACGGAGATCGCCAGCAGAAGCTGCAGCTGGAGAAGCTCACCCGGGAGTTCCATGGCGTGGTGGAGAAGTACTCCAATCTGCAGCGACGCATCTCATCGGCCATGCGGCAGACCCTGCAGCAGGCGCAGCAATTTGCCGATCAGGTGGTGGAGACCAACGCCCGTGCtgagctgctgcagcaacagcgCTTGGAGCAGGCCCATCTCCAGCAGGAGCACGACATGCTCGACGATCGGCGGCGGCAGGTCGAGCAAATAGAGTCGGACATCATCGATGTCAACCAGATCATGACCCAGCTGAGTGGACTGGTGCACGATCAGGGGCAGCAGATGG ATTTCATCGAGAACAGTATTGAGCAGACGGCCGCCAACGTTGAGGATGGCACCTCGGAACTGGCCAAGGCGGCCAGGAGTCGCCAGAGCTACCGGCGCAAGATCTTGATACTCCTGGTGATCGCTGTGATAATAGGTTTAATCGTAACTGGCGTTATCGTTGCCAAACTGAACagttaa
- the RpS4 gene encoding ribosomal protein S4, isoform C, whose amino-acid sequence MARGPKKHLKRLAAPKAWMLDKLGGVFAPRPSTGPHKLRESLPLLIFLRNRLKYALNGAEVTKIVMQRLVKVDGKVRTDPTYPAGYMDVITLEKTGEFFRLVYDVKGRFVIHRISAEEAKYKLCKVKKTQLGAKGVPFLVTHDGRTIRYPDPLIHANDSVQVDIASGKITDYIKFDSGNLCMITGGRNLGRVGTVVNRERHPGSFDIVHIKDSQGHVFATRLTNVFIIGKGNKPYISLPKGKGVKLSIAEERDKRLAAKTH is encoded by the exons ATG GCTCGTGGCCCCAAGAAGCATTTGAAGCGTTTAGCCGCCCCCAAGGCATGGATGTTGGACAAGCTGGGAGGCGTCTTCGCCCCGCGTCCCTCGACCGGTCCACACAAGCTCCGTGAGTCGCTGCCCCTGCTGATCTTCTTGAGAAACCGCTTGAAGTACGCCCTCAATGGCGCCGAGGTCACCAAGATCGTCATGCAGCGCCTGGTTAAGGTCGATGGAAAGGTCCGCACCGACCCCACCTATCCCGCTGGCTACATGG ATGTCATCACCCTCGAGAAGACCGGTGAGTTCTTCCGTCTGGTCTACGACGTGAAGGGACGCTTCGTCATCCACCGCATCTCCGCCGAGGAGGCCAAG TACAAGTTGTGCAAGGTCAAGAAGACCCAGCTGGGAGCCAAGGGAGTTCCTTTCCTGGTTACACACGACGGTCGCACCATCCGCTACCCGGATCCCCTGATCCACGCCAACGATTCCGTGCAGGTGGACATTGCCTCTGGCAAGATCACCGACTACATTAAGTTCGATTCTG GCAACCTCTGCATGATCACCGGAGGCAGGAATTTGGGACGTGTCGGCACCGTTGTCAACCGTGAGCGTCATCCCGGTTCCTTCGACATTGTGCACATTAAGGACTCGCAAGGTCATGTGTTCGCCACCCGTTTGACCAACGTGTTCATCATTGGCAAGGGCAACAAGCCCTACATCTCCCTGCCTAAGGGCAAGGGTGTCAAGCTGAGCATTGCGGAGGAGCGCGACAAGCGTCTGGCCGCCAAGACCCACTAA
- the Srrm1 gene encoding Serine-arginine repetitive matrix 1, with translation MMFTGTNQQQDTRFSDKEKKLMKQMKFGDCLNKRVDMSKVKLDVLRPWISKKITDILHIEDDVVVEFVYNQLEEEKYPCPKKMQINMTGFLNGRNARQFMGELWALLLSAQESDSGIPAEFIQQKKDEILKREEEQRQRDRSRSRSRSRSQRDSSRRDRQRDRSKSKSRSRSRSMKPANNNGSVPSAAREAAANAAAKIRKRGSSSAARPGSRERRSSRRPRSRSRSRSRTAGKKTGSVEPAPAKTVNGRHSTDKSSPVPPASKNKSRSRSHSRSRSPRSRSRSPSAKRSRSRSSSRRSRRRGRSSSISLSPERNQDQFEHRRNKNSVQNKRQYRNNRGDSASSMERGNDRGRQFGGGGGGRRGGRRFSPRGRSPMRQDNGGGNGGNRFQRSNSRRRSRSRRLSRSPMRYSRSPRRFNNRRRSPMMNFRGGGRGGGRGGGHRQMWQHRGGSPNFRGGGRIHWQARHSPGGGGRGGGGGMGRFDRRQSPQQNRYNRDHRQSPMQQNQPFRKQFSPHQGPGRRFSSPQQRRNSRDRRPNSRERRSSPGGGGGHMNRWDNPPPARNRRSSSGSSAGGRQQRQRSASPPEKRRSSHSRSRSLSRNRSRSRSSSQHSRKRESPIGRSSVEYAGPAVNTIDLCREEQQRKNKPETIIVLDEGPAVRSSYASLSRTPSPFLKPHERLAAAKAAAAASAAVPKKSRDQSQSSSSDSSAESDDSEEQPRRKKQPTNMETSKGKKEKVRRSSESSTSSEQSDDEDNSSGDERLKKKLQQRKSKEAAALKGKEKEHEKEKDKRRSDKKSKRGAISSGDEESTSSRKRGHKKTRRDEAGDNSDSEDEHVPKKKRKKAKKPADSSDSDSEASSKRKKHKKHKKHSKKSKKHKKHKRKCSAGKSRADSSSQGSSDEDEQLPHSVAAKRNGNAGKLALLLPGASGAGVINEDLEKQLRERALKSMKKLD, from the exons ATGATGTTCACG GGCACCAATCAGCAGCAGGACACGCGGTTCAGCGACAAGGAGAAGAAGCTGATGAAGCAAATGAAGTTCGGCGATTGCCTGAACAAGAGGGTGGATATGTCGAAAGTCAAGCTGGACGTACTGCGTCCGTGGATCAGCAAGAAGATCACCGACATCCTGCACATCGAGGACGACGTGGTCGTCGAGTTTGTCTACAATCagctggaggaggagaagTATCCGTGCCCCAAGAAAATGCAGATCAATATGACGGGCTTCTTGAACGGCCGAAATGCCCGCCAGTTTATGGGTGAACTTTGGGCCCTGCTGCTTTCGGCACAGGAAAGCGATTCGGGTATACCAGCGGAGTTTATACAGCAGAAAAAGGACGAGATACTCAAACGGGAGGAGGAACAGCGGCAGCGGGATCGATCGAGATCCCGTTCGCGTTCCCGCTCCCAACGAGACAGTTCTAGGCGAGATCGGCAGCGTGACCGCTCCAAATCCAAGTCCCGCTCCAGATCCCGCTCAATGAAGCCGGCCAACAACAACGGTTCGGTGCCCAGTGCCGCACGAGAAGCGGCCGCCAATGCGGCTGCCAAAATCCGTAAACGcggctcctcctccgccgcgcGTCCCGGCTCCAGGGAGCGGAGATCCAGCCGACGACCACGTTCTCGTTCACGTTCACGCTCGCGAACCGCCGGCAAAAAGACAGGCTCGGTGGAGCCCGCACCCGCCAAGACTGTCAACGGCCGCCACTCGACGGACAAGTCCTCGCCGGTACCGCCGGCCTCCAAGAACAAGTCGCGCTCCCGTTCGCATTCCCGGTCGCGATCGCCGCGCAGTCGATCTCGATCGCCCAGCGCCAAGCGGTCACGTTCCCGCAGTTCCTCGCGACGCAGTCGCCGACGAGGACGCTCCAGCAGCATATCTTTGTCGCCGGAGCGCAACCAGGATCAGTTTGAGCACCGACGCAACAAGAACAGTGTGCAAAACAAGCGGCAATATCGCAACAATCGCGGGGACTCGGCTAGTTCAATGGAGCGCGGTAACGATCGAGGCAGGCAGTTTGGCGGTGGCGGAGGTGGTCGTCGAGGTGGCAGACGCTTCTCCCCGCGAGGACGCAGTCCGATGCGACAGGATAATGGCGGTGGCAACGGCGGCAATCGCTTTCAGCGATCCAATTCGCGTCGCAGGTCGAGATCCAGGCGGCTATCACGCTCGCCTATGCGTTATTCTCGCTCTCCAAGACG CTTCAACAACCGTCGCCGTTCGCCGATGATGAACTTTAGAGGTGGAGGACGTGGTGGCGGGCGTGGCGGCGGACATCGGCAGATGTGGCAGCATCGCGGCGGATCGCCCAACTTCCGCGGTGGCGGGCGCATCCACTGGCAGGCCAGACACAGTCCTGGCGGCGGAGGACGCGGAGGGGGAGGCGGAATGGGTCGCTTCGACAGGCGCCAGTCGCCGCAACAGAATCGCTATAATCGCGACCACCGCCAGTCGCCAATGCAGCAGAATCAGCCGTTCCGCAAGCAATTCTCCCCGCATCAGGGACCGGGACGTCGCTTCTCGTCGCCGCAGCAACGACGAAATTCAAGAGATCGTCGCCCCAACTCAAGGGAAAGGCGCAGCTCACCGGGCGGTGGTGGCGGTCACATGAATCGGTGGGACAACCCGCCGCCTGCACGAAACCGGCGCTCATCATCGGGAAGCTCGGCAGGTGGACGGCAACAGCGACAGCGCAGTGCCAGTCCGCCGGAGAAACGGCGTAGTAGCCATAGTCGCAGTCGCAGCCTGAGTCGCAATCGAAGCCGCAGTCGCTCCAGTTCGCAACACAGTCGCAAGCGCGAGAGTCCAATTG GGCGCTCGTCGGTGGAGTATGCTGGCCCGGCGGTGAACACCATCGATCTCTGTCgcgaggagcagcagcgcaAAAACAAGCCAGAAACGATCATAGTGCTGGACGAGGGTCCAGCCGTGCGCAGCAGCTATGCCAGTCTGTCCCGCACGCCCTCACCGTTCCTTAAGCCCCACGAGCGTCTAGCCGCAGCCaaggcagctgctgctgcgtcgGCGGCGGTACCAAAGAAATCCCGCGATCAGAGCCAGAGCAGCAGTTCGGATAGCAGTGCCGAGAGCGATGATAGCGAGGAGCAGCCGCGTCGCAAGAAGCAGCCAACCAACATGGAGACTTCCAAGGGCAAGAAGGAGAAGGTACGGCGCAGCTCGGAGAGCTCAACCAGCAGCGAACAGAGTGACGACGAGGACAACTCCAGTGGGGATGAGAGGCTCAAGAAGAAGCTGCAGCAAAGGAAGAGCAAGGAGGCGGCGGCTTTAAAGGGAAAAGAGAAGGAGCATGAGAAGGAGAAGGACAAGCGGCGCTCGGACAAGAAGTCCAAGCGGGGCGCAATCTCCAGCGGCGATGAGGAGTCGACGAGCAGTCGCAAGCGCGGTCACAAGAAGACGCGTCGGGACGAGGCTGGCGACAACAGCGATTCCGAGGACGAGCATGTGCCCAAGAAAAAGCGCAAGAAGGCGAAGAAGCCGGCGGATTCCAGTGACAGCGACTCAGAGGCCTCCTCCAAGCGCAAGAAGCATAAGAAACACAAGAAGCACAGCAAGAAGAGCAAGAAGCATAAGAAGCACAAGCGGAAGTGCAGTGCCGGCAAGTCGCGGGCGGACAGCAGTTCCCagggcagcagcgacgaggATGAGCAGTTGCCGCACTCGGTTGCGGCCAAGCGGAATGGAAACGCTGGCAAGCTGGCGCTACTGTTGCCGGGCGCCTCCGGAGCCGGTGTCATCAACGAGGACCTCGAGAAGCAGCTGCGGGAACGGGCCCTCAAATCGATGAAGAAGCTGGACTGA
- the CG17672 gene encoding uncharacterized protein: MEYRCLSRSSVKHLTALCVLSIALTCANAALWPSYSSDDAPPSRCSGGRGLKYLSGDALTDSLDCLGPNNAPYPSAAVARTFSNWNGNSRRGRQSKLPSTLDPAITTSALLRAYDEVNNEAVGSSRYGRSLKNATPAQQCKSETPARLCKTRYNTTAPMYGVSLTSGQPVTIVQKFPDLLQQVVFEVCESSECDVVRGECTQTYVPYLFLVIPLGPVTLTGQDYVLVESGCVCKPKYSTGAAQEPNMIP; this comes from the exons CACCTAACGGCTCTCTGCGTCCTCAGCATCGCACTCACCTGCGCAAACGCGGCATTGTGGCCAAGTTACAGCAGCGATGATGCGCCCCCCAGCCGCTGcagcggtgggcgtggcctgAAGTACCTATCGGGCGATGCGCTGACGGACTCGCTGGACTGCCTGGGTCCCAATAATGCGCCATATCCGAG CGCGGCCGTGGCGCGCACATTCTCCAACTGGAACGGAAACTCGCGACGTGGCCGCCAGAGCAAATTGCCCAGCACACTGGACCCAGCCATAACCACCAGTGCTCTGCTGAGGGCCTACGACGAGGTGAACAACGAGGCCGTCGGAAGCAGTCGCTATG GTCGTTCGCTGAAGAACGCCACGCCGGCGCAGCAGTGCAAGAGCGAGACGCCGGCGCGCCTCTGCAAGACGCGCTACAATACCACGGCGCCCATGTACGGAGTGAGCCTCACCTCCGGCCAGCCGGTGACCATCGTCCAGAAGTTCCCCGATCTCCTGCAGCAGGTGGTCTTCGAAGTGTGCGA ATCCTCTGAGTGCGATGTGGTCCGCGGCGAGTGTACGCAAACCTATGTGCCCTACCTGTTCCTGGTCATTCCGCTCGGCCCGGTGACGCTGACTGGCCAGGATTACGTGCTGGTGGAGAGCGGATGCGTGTGCAAGCCCAAGTACTCGACGGGCGCCGCCCAGGAGCCGAACATGATACCGTAG
- the CG11279 gene encoding uncharacterized protein, isoform B: MPQGKFKKAKLPAAIQKKKNQKQAAFTRRSNAPIQAKKAKFNETQKIKSVISKSVNKSVESELRSRAHEGYIQLSKAQEAVAKHHASQAKAAAAASTAKSAE, translated from the exons ATGCCACAGGGAAAATTCAAGAAGGCCAAGCTACCAGCAGCGATACAGAAAAAGAAGAACCAAAAGCAAGCTGCTTTCACCCGTCGATCAA ATGCGCCAATTCAGGCGAAAAAGGCCAAGTTCAATGAGACGCAGAAGATCAAGTCCGTTATTTCGAAGTCGGTCAACAAGAGCGTGGAGAGCGAACTGCGCTCCCGCGCCCACGAGGGCTACATCCAGTTGAGCAAGGCCCAGGAGGCGGTGGCCAAGCACCACGCCTCCCAGGCGAAGGCGGCTGCGGCGGCCAGTACCGCCAAGTCCGCGGAATAG